The Lycium barbarum isolate Lr01 chromosome 9, ASM1917538v2, whole genome shotgun sequence genome has a segment encoding these proteins:
- the LOC132612368 gene encoding uncharacterized protein LOC132612368, translated as MPLNENSDLTVDLTVKSGMGKNFDMFRLILKKQGLEDFFRKSCFAVYLDLPEETGARFQMKMVYGLMKRRILSDAKDELWINYCGMPVCFGLKEFAIVTGLRCHPCELPTVVLNKPARTSKTAKEAKKVGKGGKDKSETGLVELVGKSYKGDKLLVDLQSKTMSKKHKQSLCLVWFVHCVLMAKDTSLNIPLGLLKLAEDYEAFNNHGWAGKASS; from the coding sequence ATGCCGTTGAATGAAAATAGTGATTTGACCGTTGATCTTACAGTCAAATCAGGCATGGGcaagaactttgatatgtttaggCTAATTCTTAAAAAGCAGGGGTTGGAGGATTTCTTTAGGAAAAGCTGTTTTGCGGTGTATTTGGATCTGCCTGAAGAGACCGGTGCAcgatttcaaatgaaaatggtataTGGGCTTATGAAGCGTAGAATTCTTTCGGATGCAAAGGATGAGCTTTGGATTAATTACTGTGGCATGCCGGTGTGCTTTGGCTTGAAAGAGTTTGCCATAGTTACTGGACTTAGATGTCATCCTTGTGAGCTTCCTACTGTTGTATTGAATAAGCCAGCCCGGACTAGCAAGACAGCCAAAGAAGCCAAGAAAGTAGGAAAGGGTGGAAAAGATAAGAGTGAAACTGGTTTGGTGGAGTTAGTTGGAAAAAGCTACAAAGGAGATAAGCTGCTTGTAGATTTGCAGTCCAAAACCATGTCAAAAAAGCATAAGCAGTCCTTgtgtttagtttggtttgtgcacTGTGTTCTTATGGCAAAAGATACAAGTCTGAACATACCACTTGGTTTGCTTAAACTTGCGGAGGACTATGAGGCATTCAACAACCATGGATGGGCCGGGAAAGCTTCAAGTTGA
- the LOC132609689 gene encoding uncharacterized protein LOC132609689 isoform X1 gives MAMQAGVGLTKIVFIVGAGYTGTLLFKNGKLSDVIGELQNLVKNYEKSGESDSGESDVIAAQVRRLAMEVRQLASARSITVLNGSSSGNWTSLVMPAAAAGALGYGYMWWKGLSFSDLMYVTKKNMATAVSNLTKHLDNVSEALAATKRHLTQRIENVDGKLDEQMEMSKLIRGEVNDVRGDLSQIGFDLDELNRMVSGLDGKLLSLEGKQDLANAGVMYLCSIVNGKRVKMPETLQEQLKVVGNSTPSLMGLKELADTLPQINSNRFITDGITQDGIDKLREAPRPLLRTASTKC, from the exons ATGGCTATGCAAGCTGGAGTAGGCTTAACTAAGATCGTATTTATTGTTGGAGCAG GGTATACTGGTACTTTGCTGTTCAAAAATGGTAAATTATCTGATGTGATAGGCGAGCTTCAG AATCTGgtaaaaaattatgaaaaatcaGGGGAATCAGATAGTGGAGAATCGGATGTCATTGCTGCACAG GTTCGTAGGTTGGCAATGGAGGTTCGACAGTTGGCTTCGGCACGATCAATTACTGTTCTAAATGGAAGTTCCAGTG GTAATTGGACATCTCTGGTAATGCCAGCTGCTGCAGCGGGTGCCTTAGGTTATGGATACATGTGGTGGAAG GGTTTGTCATTCTCTGACCTTATGTATGTAACAAAAAAGAATATGGCAACTGCTGTCTCAAATCTGACAAAGCATCTGGACAATGTCTCCGAGGCTCTTGCT GCTACAAAGAGGCACTTAACACAGCGAATTGAGAACGTGGATGGGAAATTGGATGAGCAAATGGAGATGTCAAAACTAATAAGGGGCGAG GTTAATGATGTGCGTGGTGATCTGTCCCAGATTGGTTTTGATTTGGATGAATTAAATAGGATGGTTTCTGGTCTG GATGGCAAGTTACTTTCCTTGGAAGGCAAGCAG GACCTTGCAAATGCTGGAGTTATGTACCTGTGCAGTATTGTCAATGGAAAAAGGGTGAAGATGCCTGAGACACTGCAG GAACAGCTTAAAGTTGTGGGCAACTCTACACCTAGTCTGATG GGCCTTAAAGAACTTGCGGACACCTTACCGCAGATAAACAGCAACAGGTTTATTACAGATGGCATTACTCAAGATGGTATTGATAAGTTGAGAGAGGCACCTAGACCCCTACTAAG GACGGCCTCTACCAAGTGCTGA
- the LOC132609689 gene encoding uncharacterized protein LOC132609689 isoform X2 — translation MAMQAGVGLTKIVFIVGAGYTGTLLFKNGKLSDVIGELQNLVKNYEKSGESDSGESDVIAAQVRRLAMEVRQLASARSITVLNGSSSGNWTSLVMPAAAAGALGYGYMWWKGLSFSDLMYVTKKNMATAVSNLTKHLDNVSEALAATKRHLTQRIENVDGKLDEQMEMSKLIRGEVNDVRGDLSQIGFDLDELNRMVSGLDGKLLSLEGKQDLANAGVMYLCSIVNGKRVKMPETLQLKVVGNSTPSLMGLKELADTLPQINSNRFITDGITQDGIDKLREAPRPLLRTASTKC, via the exons ATGGCTATGCAAGCTGGAGTAGGCTTAACTAAGATCGTATTTATTGTTGGAGCAG GGTATACTGGTACTTTGCTGTTCAAAAATGGTAAATTATCTGATGTGATAGGCGAGCTTCAG AATCTGgtaaaaaattatgaaaaatcaGGGGAATCAGATAGTGGAGAATCGGATGTCATTGCTGCACAG GTTCGTAGGTTGGCAATGGAGGTTCGACAGTTGGCTTCGGCACGATCAATTACTGTTCTAAATGGAAGTTCCAGTG GTAATTGGACATCTCTGGTAATGCCAGCTGCTGCAGCGGGTGCCTTAGGTTATGGATACATGTGGTGGAAG GGTTTGTCATTCTCTGACCTTATGTATGTAACAAAAAAGAATATGGCAACTGCTGTCTCAAATCTGACAAAGCATCTGGACAATGTCTCCGAGGCTCTTGCT GCTACAAAGAGGCACTTAACACAGCGAATTGAGAACGTGGATGGGAAATTGGATGAGCAAATGGAGATGTCAAAACTAATAAGGGGCGAG GTTAATGATGTGCGTGGTGATCTGTCCCAGATTGGTTTTGATTTGGATGAATTAAATAGGATGGTTTCTGGTCTG GATGGCAAGTTACTTTCCTTGGAAGGCAAGCAG GACCTTGCAAATGCTGGAGTTATGTACCTGTGCAGTATTGTCAATGGAAAAAGGGTGAAGATGCCTGAGACACTGCAG CTTAAAGTTGTGGGCAACTCTACACCTAGTCTGATG GGCCTTAAAGAACTTGCGGACACCTTACCGCAGATAAACAGCAACAGGTTTATTACAGATGGCATTACTCAAGATGGTATTGATAAGTTGAGAGAGGCACCTAGACCCCTACTAAG GACGGCCTCTACCAAGTGCTGA